The genomic segment GCTTGATCGACGCCGCATCCGCCACCGACGATCCACCGAACTTCTGGACGATCCGTCCCATCACACCTCCAGGTTGGCGAGCGCCCGGCATGGGCGTCGCGCGGACCACTGTACCCAGCCGAGAGCTGCGGACCCGGGCGATCCGCGCACTGGAAGGGCGACGCCCATGACGGTGCGCCGGTTGAGCCCCGTCGCACTAGCCTGAAGGGGTGGATGAGTCAGCGGCCAAGGCCTACCGGATCGGCGACCGGGAGCGCGACGAGGCGGTGCGGCAGCTGCGCGAGCACCATGCAGACGGCCGGCTCGACATCGCGGAGTTCGACGAGCGGATGACCGCGGCCTTGGCGGCTCGCACCAGCAACCAGCTGGCGGACCTGTTCACGGACCTGCCACCGCTGGACAGCGATCCACAGGCCTGGCTGCCGGCTCCCCTCGCTGGAAGGCCAGCCGAGCAACTGCGACGCAGCAGCAATGCGTGGAACTGGCGCCAGGGCGTCAGCGGGGCCGCCTTCCCGCTGGCCCTGATCGTCTGCTTCGCCACAGGCTGGCGCTACTGGTGGATCATGCTGGTCCCGATGATGGTCAGCGCCGCCCTGCTCGGTGACGACGACGAGGACGAGGACGTGGACAAGGACGGCGAAACCCCCGCCAAGACTCGCAAGGAGCTCGACGGGGGTTCCTGACGCCTCGGCCGGGGCCTCGACCGGCTCAGCCGACGTGAAGCTGGGGCTCGTCCGGCGTGAAGCGGGTCAGGCCAGCAGGTCCTGGTACTCGGCGTTCTCGTCGATGAACTTCTTGACGAAGGGGCAGGAAGGCTTCACCTTCTTGCCGATGCTGCGGATCAGGTCAAGGGTCTGCTTCACCAGTTCGGTGCCGACGCCCTTGCCCTCGTAGGCCGAATCGATCTCGGTGTGCTGCAGGTCGAGCACGTCACCCTGCGGCTCGTAGGTGATGAAGCCGGCGGGCTGGCCGTCAACGGCGGCCTCGTAGCGCTTCTTCTCGTTCTTGAGTGCAACTGTGATGGTCATGTCTTGATCCTGCCTCATCCCAATGGCTGATCGGTGTGCTTTACGCCAACGGCGTTCAACGCCTGCTCCAACTGGGCCATCACGGCCAAGGTGTGATCCAGTGGGACGATCTCGCTCTCGGTGCGGCCCTGCTGGATGCAGCGGGTCACTTCCTCGATCTCGTGGCTGTACCCGATTCCCAACGGGGAAAGGGCAAGCGTCCGAGGCGTCACCCCCTTGCGGTGCAGCACCACGCGGTCGGGGTGGTGGAAGCGAGGCTTGACCTCAGCCCACCCCTGGTCCCCCATCACGACGATCCGGCCCGGGCCCGCCGCCTGCAGAGAGACGGCCAAAGTGGCCAGTGCACCCGTTTCATACCGCAGCACCATGCCGGCCTGCGCGTCGACACCATTGGGGTAGAGGGTGCCGTCAACGGTCATCGACGCCGGTGTTCCCAGGAAGTCCTGGGCGAAGTGCAGGACGTAGACACCCAGGTCCAGCAGCGCGCCGCCACCCAGCTCCTTGGCGAACAGACGATCGTCGGGATTGAAGTCACGCTGGGCGTAGAGGTCACCCTGCACACCCAGGATCGTGCCGAGCCGGCCCTCGTCGACCACCTGGTGCAGGGCCTGGACGACGGGCTGGAAGCGGGTCCACATGGCCTCCATCGCGAAGACCTTGGCCTCACGGGCTGCGTCGACGACCTCCTGGGCCCCCGCCAGCGTGGTGGCGAAGGCCTTCTCCACCAGGACGCCCTTGCCATTGCGGATGGCTTCCAGGGCAATCGCCTTGTGCTGCGGGTGCGGGGTGGAGATGTAGACGACATCGATGTCCGGGCTTGCACACAGCTCCTGGTAGCTGCCGAAGGCCTGTGGGAGGCCGAACGTGCTGGCGAAGGCCTGGGCCCGCTCCAGGTTGCGGGAACCGACGGCATACGCCTCCGCGCCGTCGACGTGGACGAAGTCCTTGACGAAGTTCTGGGCCATCCGGCCTGGTCCGGCGATGCCCCAACGAATGGTGCGTTCTCCTGCTGCGCGCTGCTCCATGACTCCACCTTGGCACGCCCGGACGACGAAGGGGAGCCCGGATCAATCCACGGGCTCCCCTTCGGACCTCGACAAGCTCGGCCATCGTGCCCCGGCGCGGCCATCGTGCCACGGCTCAGGCCAGCTTGGTCACCTTCACCGCCAGGCCGAGGTCGGGCTCGACGGCCCAGTCGTCACCCTGCACACCGGCCTCCATGCCGGTGGCCAGCACCTCGTCGGCAATCAGCTGCCGATGGGTGCCGATGGCCTGCGCCAGGTCACCGGCCGCGGCCCACTGCAGCTGGATCCGGTCGCTGACCTCCAGGCCGGTGGCCTTGCGGGTCTCCTGCACGAAGCGGATGGCGTCGCGGGCCAGGCCGGCCTGCACCAGCTCCGGGGTGAGGGTGAGGTCCAGGGCGACGGTCTCGCCCTGCTCGTTGACGACGCTCCACCCCTCCCGGGGCCGCTCGGAGATGATCACCTCGTCGGCGCTCACCTCGGTGCCGCCCTCGAAGTCCACCGTCGCGGTGCCATTGGCGGTCAGGTCGGCCGCCAGCTTGGCGGCATCCGCGGCGGCGATGGCCTTGGCCACCAGCGGCGTCTGCTTGCCGAACCGCTTGCCCAGGGCGCGGAAGTTGCCCTTGGCCGAGTAGTCGACGACGTCGCCCGCGGAGCTGAAGGACTCGATGCTGTTGATGTTCAGCTCGGCTGCGATCTCCGCCACCAGGCTGTCGTCCAGCTGCGCGTGGGCGTAGCTGGGCACCAGCATCCGGGCCAGCGGCTGACGGGTCTTGACCTTGGCCTCGGCGCGGGCACTGCGGCCCAACTCCACCAGGCGCTTGGTCATGTCCATCGCCTTGTCCAGCTGCTCATCGATGACCGAGGTGTCGGCCGCCGGCCAGCTGGCCAGGTGCACGGACTTCGGCGCCTCCGGGTTGGTGGCCACGAACAGGTCCTGCCAGACGCGCTCGGTGATGAAGGGCACCAACGGCGCCATCAGGCGGGTCAGCACCTCGAGCGTCTCGTGCAGGGTGGTCAGCGCCGACTGGTCGCCGTCCCAGAAGCGACGACGGCTGCGACGCACGTACCAGTTGCTCAGCTCGTCGACGAAGGTGGCAATCCGGCTGCCCGCATGCTGCGTGTCGAATTTCTCCAGGGCCTCGGTCACGTCGACGACCAACTGGTTGGTGGCGGAGACCAGCCAGCGGTCCAGCACATGACGGTCCTTGACTGCGGGTGCACCTTGCGGAGCGCAGTAGGCCTGCTGCGACGAAGGAGCAGCGTCGGATGCCGCGCGGAGCGCGGGGGGGCTCGGGGGGGTCGTCCCCCCCGGGACGTAATGGTTGGCATTGGCGTACAGCGCGTGGAAGGCGACGGTGTTCCAGTAGGTCAGCAGCACCTTGCGGACCGTCTCGGTGATGGTGCCATCACCCACGCGACGGGCGGCCCACGGCGAACCCGAGGCCGCCATGAACCAGCGCACCGCGTCGGCACCGTGCTTGTCCATCAGCGGGATGGGCAGCAGGATGTTGCCCAGGTGCTTGCTCATCTTGCGGCCGTCCTCGGCCAGGATGTGGCCCAGGCACAGCACGTTCTTGTAGGAGCTCTGGTCGAAGACCAGGGTGTTCACGGCCATCAACGTGTAGAACCAACCGCGGGTCTGGTCGGTGGCCTCGCAGATGAAGTCGGCCGGGTAGTTGGCCTCGAACTTCTCCTGGGAGCCCTCCACCCACGGGAATCCCCATTGCGCGAAGGGCATCGAACCCGAGTCGAACCAGGCGTCGATGACCTCGGGCACGCGGCGGTAGGTTCCGGCCCTGCCCTCCACCGTGAACGTGACGTCGTCGACGAAGGGACGGTGCGGATCCATCGTCGCCAACTCGGGATTGCCCGCGAGCTCGGCCAGTTCCGCACGGGAACCGACACAGACCACGTCCGTCGGGTCCTCGTCATTGCGCCAGACCGGCAGCGGGGTGCCCCAGTAGCGGCTGCGGCTCAGCGCCCAGTCGATGTTGTTCTCCAGCCAGTCGCCGAAGCGGCCGTGCTTGATGGATTCGGGGTACCAGTTGGTCTTCTCGTTCTCCGCGAGCAGCTGTTCCTTGCGCTGCGTGGTACGGATGTACCAGCTGGGCATGGCGTAGTACATCAGCGGCGTGTGGCAGCGCCAGCAGTGCGGGTAGGGGTGCTCGTGGTCCAGGGTGGCAAGCAGCAGGCCCTTCTCGCGCAGCTGCTCGATGATGACCGGGTCCGCCTTCTTGAAGAACAGGCCGCTGACGAAGCCCTGGCCCTCCTTGAAGCAGCCGTCGACGCCGATCGGGTTCACGAACTCGACGCCGTTGCGCTTGTTGGACTCGTAGTCGTCCTGGCCGAAGGCCATCGCCTGGTGCACCAGACCGGTGCCCTCACCGATGGCGACGTAGTCCTCCAGCACCACGAACCAGGCCTTGCCGGGCTGCTCCATGCAGGTGAAGGGACGCTGGTAGGTCCAGCCCTCCATCTGGCTGCCGGTGAAGGTCTCACCGGTGGTCCAGCCCTCGCCCAGAGCTGTGGGGACATTCTCCGTCGCGATCACGACGGGCGTCTCCCCCTCCTTGCTGGCGACGGTGTACTCCAGCTCGGCACCGGCGGCGACGGTCACATTGGCGATCAGGGTCCACGGGGTGGTGGTCCAGATGGCCAGATCGGCCTTGCCGGCCAGCGGGCCGCTGGTCAGCGGGAAGCGGGCGAAGACGGTGGTGTCGACGGTGTCCTCGTAGCCCTGCGCCAGCTCGTGGTCGCTCAGCGCGGTCTGGTCGTGCGGGCAGTACGGGGCGACGCGGAAGTCCTCCACCAGCAGACCCTTGTCGAAGATGGACTTCAACGCCCACCACTCGGAGTCGACGTATTCGGGGGCCATGGTCCAGTAGGCCTCATCCATGTTCACCCAGTAGCCCATCCGATTGGTGAGCTCGGCGAACTGGCCGACGTGACGGCTGACCGATTCGCGGCACTTGGCGTTGAAGGCCTCGACGCCGTAGTCCTCGATCTGGTCCTTGGAGTCGATGCCGATCTCCTTCTCCACCGCCAGCTCCACGGGCAGGCCGTGGCAGTCCCAGCCGGCCTTGCGGTCCACCCGTCGGCCCTGCATGGTCTTGAAGCGCGGGAAGACGTCCTTGAAGACGCGCGCCTCGATGTGGTGGGTTCCGGGCTGGCCGTTGGCGGTGGGCGGGCCCTCGTAGAAGGTCCACGGCTCGCCGTCGGCGGTCTTGGCCAAGGTGGCCTTGAAGGTCTGGTTGGCCTGCCAGAAGTCCAGGATCTGGTGCTCCATGGCCGGCAGGTCGATCTGTGCCGGGACGCTTCGATAGGCAAGTGGGGACGACCCCCCTTGGACCCCCCGCGCTCCGTGCTCAGTCGCTGGCTGCTCCTTCGTCGCAGCGCGCCCACTGAGCTCCGCGGGATCGGGCCTGGCCTCTGGCTTTTCGGTGCTCATCGCATTCCTCTTCGTCGGATCTCCTGACGAAGGGACGAGGCAGCCGGAGATTCTCCGGGCGACCCGCGGTACCACCCTCCTTGGGGAGTGTTGCTCCCCCACTCTTGCTTGCCGCGGCCGGGTCTAGTGAGCGTCGGATCCTTGCGGGCGACGCCGTTCTTCCGGCAGCTCCGGGGTGATGGCCCCATCAGTGCCTTGCGACGGGCTTCATTCTAGGGGGGACGTTCTGGTGGCCCCAAACCAGTTTCGCGTCGGGAGTGCCAGCAGCCCACTGCACAGACGCTCGGGTTCCCGACAACCGCTCGGGTCCCCAACAACCGCTCGGGTCCCCAACAACAACCGGTCGGGTCCCCAACAACCGCTCGGGTTCCCAACAACCGCTCGGGTCCTGATAGACGCTCGGGTTTCCAACAGACGCTCGGGTTGCAACACACGCGGATCGCGCGAACCCACGCGGATTCCCCCCCACGATCCCCCTTGCCCCTCGACAAGCTCGGGGACCGTGGTGGGGTGTGGTGCTCGGCCACCGTGATGGGGGCCCGACGGCTCCGGTCAACGGGCGGCGGCAGACAGCCGACGTCGCAGCGCCAGCATCGCCAGCAGGCCCGCGACGGAGAAGCACAAGCCCACCCAGAAGGCGCCGCGGTAGCCCAGGGGTTCCACCAGGGCACCCAGGACGAAGGGGCCGATGCCGATTCCCGCGTCGACGAAGAGGAAGTAGCTGCCCACGCCGATCCCGGCCCGAGAGGACGACCCCACCAGGTTCAGGGCGACGGTCTGGCCCGCCGGGACGAGGGTGCCGTAGCCCAGCCCCAGCAGCGCACCGCCCGCAACGAGCGTCCAGTACGTGGTGGCGGTGGCGGTCAGCGCCAGTCCGGCGATCATCGCCACCATGATCGGGACCATGATCGACGTGTCACCGTGGCGGTCCCGCAGGATCCCCGCAATCGGCCGAGAGACGGCGATCACGGCGGCATAGGCGAGGAAGTAGGCGCCGGCAGCACTCGGCAGGCCGATCTGTTGGGCATAGGGCGCCATCAGGGTGAGGACAGCGCCGAAGGGCAGGGCGCACAGCGAGACCACCAGGGCGATTGGCAGGACGGTGGGGTCCAGGTAGTCGGCCAGGCGGTGGCGTCCACCGATCGGCTTCGCCGGGCGCGGCTCCAGGCGTCGGACGACGACGAGCGCGAGACCGAGGGCCATCGCGGCGAAGCACACCGACGAGACGAGGATCCGCTGCTGCCCGTCGGTTCCCTGCTGCAGCACGCTGCCCAGCATCGGGCCCAGTCCGGAGGCGATGGCCAGACCGAAGGTGAACCAGCCGGATCCCTCACCCCGTCGCTGGACCGGGACGCGGGCCAGCACGGCCCCCGCGACGCCCGTCGCGGCCACACCGAAGGCCACGCCGTGGGCGAAGCGCAGGAGCAGCAGGAGCGGAACCGAGTTGCACCAGAAGTAGAGCAGGCTCCCGACGACCATGCCGACGAGGCTGCCGAGCACGACGGCGCGCTCTCCCAACCGCAACAGCGCCTGGCCGGCGAACAGTCGCGCCACCATGGCGCCGAGGAATCATGCGGTGCCCACCAATCCCGCCTGGGCCTGGCTGGCGCCCAGGTCCTTCAGCGCCCAGGCGCTCATGGTGGCGGTCAGCAGGTAGAAGACCATCGCGACGCCGAAGTTCCCCACCGTCAGCGACGTGAACACGGCGGTCCACAGGCGGGGGCGGGCATCGGCGGTGGGCATGCGCTCGAGCCTAGGCGGGGCCGTCGCGAACATGGGATCTGCCACACTCCGAGATTCCGGGAGGCGGAACGCCCGACCCGACGCGGGACGCTCCGTGCTCAGGCCACCAGGATTCCCAACGCGGCTGCCAAGGGCACCGGCGCTCCGAAGCGCCCCGGGCTCGTGGGCGCCGACGGGTAGAGCCTGGTCTCGCCGGCGGCATTGCGCGCCACGAGGTCCGTGCGGCCGTCGGCATTCATGTCACCAACCCCGACGATCGACCTGAATCCGCCCCACCCGGTGCCGATCCGCTCGGGCGTCTTCAAGGTGCCCGTGCTCGTGGCGCGAGCCATCATCAGGTTGCCGTTCACATCCCGCATGATCACGTCATCGATGCCGTCGCCGGAGAAGTCCCGCACGGCGAAGACCAGGTTGTACTGGTTGCCCGCCCAGCCGGCTGCGCTGACCACGCTCGGGGACCCGGCGAGCACTCCGCCCGTGACGGGCCAGCGCAGCAGCGCACCGTCGGAGGTGCGCTGCGCCACCACTGCAGGCTTCCCAGCGGCCAGACCGGGCGCCAGTGACGGCGTCCGGACGCCTGTCAGACCACGCCCGACGACGGTGGCCGTGCCCCAGCCGGCGCCCCGGGAAGGGTAGAGCTTGAGCTGTCCGGTGGTGTCCAGGGCCAGGAGGTCGGCGATCCGGTCCGAGGTGAAAGGCCCCGCGAAGACCGCGGTGAAACCGCCCCACCCGGAACCGATCCGACGCGGAGCCGCGAAGGCCGTCCCGCTGCTGGCATCGGAGGCCATCAGGTGACCATTGGGGTCCCGGTGGAGCAGCTCGCTGCGTCCGTCACCGGAGACGTCTCGGCTCAGCGCGTCGGGTCCGTCGGCGATGGTGAAGTAGTTCCCCTTCCCACCACTGACCAGGGGTGAGAGCTGGGACGGGGTGATGGATGCCGTGCCCAGGCTGCCCTCCAGCTGCATTGCGGTGACCCGGCCGCCCCACTGGCCGCGGCCGTCGCGTCCGGTCACGACGAGGCGGCGCACCGTGCCCACCTGCGGCCAGCGGGCCTGCAGCTTCGCGGCGCTGACGCTGCCCTGCCAGGTGGTGACGCTGGTGGGCAGGCGCATCTCGTAGGGATCGGCCGCGACGCTGGTGTACGGCACCCCGCCCGCGGCGATCTGCCCGCCATTGGAGGCGGAGAACTCGCTGCGCACCACCGCACCGTTGTGGGTGAGCACTCGCCCCGCGCTGGCGGCCACCCCGTCGCGGGTCTGGCTGGTCTCCTTGGAGATGCCGCCGAAGACCTGGCAGCTGGTGGTGTCGCAGATGTCGTAGAGGCTGGTGCGGGGGTGGGCGATGTACCAGGCGCCGTAGCTGCGGGCTGCGACGGACTGCGCGGCCTGCGCCTGCACCGGCCAGTTCGTGTAGTTCTCCCACGGCACCACCTGGCGCGTGTAGTCCTCCAGCGTGGTGGCGAGCACCGGGGTGATCCCACTGCCGGAGCGGTGCCCGGTGAAGCGCCCCAGGTATGTGGCGACGTTCTTCCCGGACGCGTTCTGGGCGGTCAACGAACCGTCGGTGTCCGTGAAGGTCCACTTGCCGGAAACCGTGCTCCACAAGGCCTTGCGGGCCGTGGCGGTGCGAAACCACAGCGTGGCGGTGGTGGCAGTACCGGTCTGCGACGGGAGGGAGACCTCCCAGCTGGTGATCGGCACCCCCGCGTCGGCCAGCGGCAGGGCGATGGTCTGCCCCGCGCCGTCGGTGACAGTCAGGCCGGCCTCTGCGGCGACGCGAGCCGTGGCGCCGGTCAGTCCGTAGGTGCCGACGCGGATGGTGCTCGCCGCACGGGTCTGGAGGTTGGCGCCCGGATAGTAGAAGGCGACGATCTGCTGCCAGCCGCGCCCCTCCGTGGCCTGTTGATAGGAGCCCCACTGGCTCATGCCCCGGCCGTGGCCATAGCCACGGCCGACCAGGGTGAAGCCGCCATTGACGACGGGGTGTGGCTCGTCGGCGGCCTGGGCGGACGGTGCGGGAAGGACGGTGGACAACAGGGCGCCGGCGGCGACCAGCGTCGTCAGGCGCGCGGGGATGATGGGCATCGGGGGCTGCTCCTCGGGGGTGATTCGTGCAGGGACAACCCATCAGAGCGCGCCCCCGTCCGCCAAGCCCGTGGACGCGGTTCCTCGACCCCGGGACGAGAGTCTGGGAACTCTTCAGTCACCGGGTCCGGAGCAGACGCTCGGGTTCCCGCGATCCGCTCGGGTTGCAACACACGCGGAACGCAGGAACCCACGCGGCCTCAGTCGACGCGCACGGCCCGGGCCACGGGCGGACGGACCGCCAGGAAGGCGATGCCGGACGCCACCAGCGGGATGACCACCAACAGGCTCAGCAACCAACCCCACGGGATCCCCAGGCTCACCCCGCCCATGCTGGACAGCACCATCAGCACCATCGGCACCGCCCCGACCAGTAGCCCCAACAGGCTGCCCAGCCCGACAGCCACCATGGTCTGGACCGCCGCCATGCCCCGCAGCGTCGCCGTGGAGGCGCCGATTGCCGCCAGCGATGTGTGGGCGTCACGAGCATCGCGCAGGGCCAGCGCCCCGGCCAGGGCCGCCACCACCAGCATCAGCACGGCACTGGCCAGCGCAAACCACTTCTGCGTGGTCAGGTAGGAGCTGTTCGGGCCCTGCTCCACGGAGACCGACGCCAGATTGCCCAGACCGGCCTTCGACAGTTCGTGCGAGAGCTGGTCCACCTGCGCCTGGGTCGGGTCGATGCCAGTGTCGAAGAAGGTGAAGGTGTCCTTGATGGCGGCCTTGGTGGCGAGCTCTGTGAGGGTGGCCTCATCCATCAGCGCCACCTGCCCCACCTGGCCGATGCCCTTGGCGGGCACGGTGACGGACTCCTTGGCCCCCGCCTTCGCCGGATCCCAGGCGACCACCTGCACGGCGTCGCCGTGCGGCAGGCCGTCGGAGACCAGCACCCCGCCGCGCGCGAGCAGCGACTTCTCCTCGGCCGTCGCGTCCCGGCCCGTGAGCACCCGGAAGTAGCCCGGTTCGTAGACGGAGACACCGTTGGAACTGCTGCTGCAGCCACCGCGGTCATTGCAGACCTCGTCGCCCTGCACCATCAGGGCATTGGTGCACGCCGGCCCCATCGGAACGGAGGAGTCACAGACCTGCGGCTCGCGGACCACGGCGCTGGCCGCCACGGGCATGACCTGCTGGATGACCTGGCTGGTGCGCTGCCACAGCTGGGGTGTCATGGTGTTCGACGTCGCGGACGACGCGCTCCCGACGCCCACCCGCGACGTGTACTGGTAGTGGTCCAGGTCCGTCTGGCCCATGGACTGGTTGGCCACCAACAGGGCCCCGGCAAGACTGGCGATCGCCATCGGTGCGGCCACGGTCGCCGTCGCGCGCGACCGGTTGCGGGCACCGTCGCGCAGAGCCATCCGCCAGGCCAGCGGACCGCGGGCTCGGCGCCCCAGCCGGTCCAGCAGCCACGGGATCATGAACAGCGATGCCAGGAAGAGCAGGAAGACGCAGATTGCGGCGGGGCCGACGATGGTCTCCACCGGAACGGTTCCTGGGTGACGCCCACCACCCGACGGCCAGAGCCTCGGCCCCACCAGCCCGGCCAGCAGTCCGAGGGTTGCCAGCACCAGGCCCGCCTTCGGCAGGCGTGCCTCGGTCTGGGAAGCCTCGGCGCTGCGCACCGAGGTCATCACATCCTGTGACGCGATCCTGCGGGCGGGGAGCCACGCAGCCACGACGGCCGAGGCCGTGCCGACGAGGATAGCCAACGGCAGCAGCAGCCACGGAATCCTGAGCGGTTGCGGCAGGCCGCTGTCCGCGGCGTTGAGCCAACGCACACCGGCCCAGCCCCACGCAACTCCCGCGACGGCGCCGAGCAAGGACCCGACCAGGCCCAGCCACAACCCCTGGCGCACCACGACGCCCTGCAGGGTCCGGCCGGGAGCGCCGGTGGCGCCAAGCAGCGCCAGGTTGCGTCGCTGCTGCCGGATGCCGATGGCGAAGGCCGCCCCGACGATGGTGGACGTAAGCAGGGTGGCCAGCACGAGGACCACCAGCAGGAGTGCCTGGAGCGACACCGCCTGGGTATCGCTGCCCTGCATGTGGTCGAAGGCCTCCCGTGTGGAGATCCCCAGACCAGCCTTGTTCAGCTGCTGCACCTGCCCCAGCGTCGGCTCGTCGCCGTAGAGGAAGACGGTGCGGACGGCCCTCGATGATGCGGCCGCGGTCCTGGCCAGCGGATGCTCCGGGGCGACGACAATTCCCACTCCGTACTCGTCGGTGCGGACCAGCCCGGCCACGGTGTACGTGGAGTCCCCGACGGTCACCTGGGATCCGGTGCGCAGGTTCAGGCGCGTGGCCAGTTCCTTGGTGGTCAGGACCTCGTGGGCGCCGGGCACGACGGACGGCTCGACGGCCCAGCGTTCTGCGGCGTGCGGGCTGGTCAGGTCCACCACCGCCAGGGTGGTGTCCATCGTGACGCCCTCCACGGTGACGGTCTGCCCCGCTTGGACCTCGGGGACCTGCTGCTGCGGCAGGGAACCCACGGCGCTCCAGTCCGGGGCGGGCGACTTCTCGCCGTCCTGGATCGTGCTGTCCGTGCAGGAGGCAGAGGTGAGGTCCGACTGCTGGCACTTCCCGTCCCAGTACTGCAGCTTCTCCACCTTGGCGGTGGCCGCCCCGTACTGCCGGGCGGCGAAGTCCTGCTTCTCCTGGGCAGCCAACATCCCCAGCGCGCACACCACCATCACCGGCAGCATCACGAGCGCGATGATCAGCGCCGATCGCCCCTTGTGGCGGACGAGTTCACGACGAGCCAGACGATCGGCGACGACATTGCCCCTCCACGGGGCCTGCAGCATCACGATGCCCGCTTCGGGCCGAGAGGCAGGGTGGCCGCGGCATCACCGGCACCGGACTGCGCCTGGTCCGTCTGACGGCCGTCGCGAAGGAAGACGACGCGGTCCGCCCAGCCCGCGTGGCGCGCCTCGTGGGTGACCAGGATCACGGCCACTCCCTCGTCGGCCAGGTCACGAAGCAGCGCCATGACCTCGTCGCCGGTGTTGGAGTCCAGGGCGCCGGTGGGTTCGTCGGCCAGGATCAGGCGACGGTCCCCGCAGATGGCGCGGGCGATGGCGATCCGTTGGCGTTGGCCGCCGGACATCTGGTCCATGGTGCGCTCCGCCAACTCGGTCAGGCCGACGCGCCGCAAGGCGACCTCGGCGGCGGCTCGGGCGTCCTTGCTGGAGCAGCCGTCGAGCTCCAGCGGCAGCATCACGTTCTCGATGGCCGTCAGGGTGGGCACCAGGTTGAAGTCCTGGAAGACGAAACCGACGCTGCGGCGACGAAGGCGGGCCAGGTCATCGCGGCTCTTGCCGGACAGCGGCGTGCCCGCCAGGGTGATCTGCCCATCGGTGGGGGCGTCGAGTCCGCCGGCCAGGCCCAGCAGGGTGGACTTG from the Luteococcus japonicus genome contains:
- a CDS encoding FtsX-like permease family protein, which produces MLQAPWRGNVVADRLARRELVRHKGRSALIIALVMLPVMVVCALGMLAAQEKQDFAARQYGAATAKVEKLQYWDGKCQQSDLTSASCTDSTIQDGEKSPAPDWSAVGSLPQQQVPEVQAGQTVTVEGVTMDTTLAVVDLTSPHAAERWAVEPSVVPGAHEVLTTKELATRLNLRTGSQVTVGDSTYTVAGLVRTDEYGVGIVVAPEHPLARTAAASSRAVRTVFLYGDEPTLGQVQQLNKAGLGISTREAFDHMQGSDTQAVSLQALLLVVLVLATLLTSTIVGAAFAIGIRQQRRNLALLGATGAPGRTLQGVVVRQGLWLGLVGSLLGAVAGVAWGWAGVRWLNAADSGLPQPLRIPWLLLPLAILVGTASAVVAAWLPARRIASQDVMTSVRSAEASQTEARLPKAGLVLATLGLLAGLVGPRLWPSGGGRHPGTVPVETIVGPAAICVFLLFLASLFMIPWLLDRLGRRARGPLAWRMALRDGARNRSRATATVAAPMAIASLAGALLVANQSMGQTDLDHYQYTSRVGVGSASSATSNTMTPQLWQRTSQVIQQVMPVAASAVVREPQVCDSSVPMGPACTNALMVQGDEVCNDRGGCSSSSNGVSVYEPGYFRVLTGRDATAEEKSLLARGGVLVSDGLPHGDAVQVVAWDPAKAGAKESVTVPAKGIGQVGQVALMDEATLTELATKAAIKDTFTFFDTGIDPTQAQVDQLSHELSKAGLGNLASVSVEQGPNSSYLTTQKWFALASAVLMLVVAALAGALALRDARDAHTSLAAIGASTATLRGMAAVQTMVAVGLGSLLGLLVGAVPMVLMVLSSMGGVSLGIPWGWLLSLLVVIPLVASGIAFLAVRPPVARAVRVD
- a CDS encoding ABC transporter ATP-binding protein; its protein translation is MTHVLEMRGVTRSYGSGDAQVLALDGLDLTLDPGEFIAVMGPSGSGKSTLLGLAGGLDAPTDGQITLAGTPLSGKSRDDLARLRRRSVGFVFQDFNLVPTLTAIENVMLPLELDGCSSKDARAAAEVALRRVGLTELAERTMDQMSGGQRQRIAIARAICGDRRLILADEPTGALDSNTGDEVMALLRDLADEGVAVILVTHEARHAGWADRVVFLRDGRQTDQAQSGAGDAAATLPLGPKRAS